From a region of the Prevotella melaninogenica genome:
- a CDS encoding HAD family hydrolase, producing MRKIYAFDFDGTLTTKDTLLEFIRFAKGSGQMFRGFLLFSPLLLLMKLHLYPNWKAKQQVFSYFFKGMNIDDFNALCTHFAEQNKHLLRPAGIEKVRLAIEEEQATVLIISASIDNWVRPFFNEIDKKIQVLGTQIETKGGCLTGRFTTKNCYGQEKVNRLTALYPHREAYELIAFGDSRGDKELLDFADKGFYKPFRNKK from the coding sequence ATGAGAAAGATATATGCTTTCGACTTCGATGGCACACTGACTACTAAGGATACTCTCCTTGAATTTATCCGCTTTGCAAAAGGAAGCGGACAAATGTTTCGTGGTTTTCTACTCTTTTCACCCCTCCTCCTACTGATGAAACTGCATCTTTATCCTAATTGGAAGGCAAAGCAGCAGGTTTTTTCTTACTTCTTCAAAGGGATGAATATTGACGATTTCAACGCACTTTGTACACACTTTGCAGAGCAAAACAAACACCTACTTCGTCCTGCAGGAATAGAGAAAGTAAGACTGGCTATCGAAGAAGAACAAGCCACTGTACTTATCATCAGCGCAAGCATTGACAACTGGGTGCGACCTTTTTTCAATGAAATCGATAAAAAGATACAAGTGTTAGGAACGCAGATAGAAACAAAGGGAGGTTGTCTAACAGGTCGATTTACCACTAAAAACTGCTATGGACAGGAAAAGGTGAATCGCCTCACAGCACTTTATCCACATCGTGAAGCCTATGAATTAATCGCCTTTGGAGATAGTAGAGGCGACAAAGAACTACTTGATTTTGCAGACAAAGGCTTTTACAAACCTTTCA